The following is a genomic window from Anopheles aquasalis chromosome 3, idAnoAquaMG_Q_19, whole genome shotgun sequence.
CAATCACAGTGCACCGTGAAAGGGTGTCCCCTTTTCCGCACGTCACACCACATCAGCATCGATATTGATTAGCAGCTAACTTACGACCTAGCAAACCAGTTGCACCGCAGCATCTCAGAGAATAATATTCGCCGAACCAAAATCCGAGTCTCGAAGAATGGCACAGCGCGAGGAAAAGCGTCTTTTCTTTTTGACAAACCGACCGATGTCTGCCACCCGTAAGTGACAGAACGCGCTACGCGTTTACAACGGGTAATGGCATACTTCGGTGTGCGATTTTTCACGCGAAAATAAAACGGTGCACGCAAACgacacatttttcattcccattTTCAATCGATGTCCCATTTCAGCATGCCATTTTTCCGCGTTAACGAAATGAACGACAACGAGATTCTTGGGATGTTGTTGATGGACCACGTTGTGGTTCATCCTACATTTTGCCTCTGCATGTGCATCTCTCTACAGCCTGTACTGCGACAACAGACGcctttgaaacaaaaaaaagggacttCCGGGTGAAGTGGCGGGGGGATCGTTTCGTTCCTCAGATTTCTCGCGGTTGCGTAATAATAGAACAGAGCGAGTGGCAATGCGGGCCTAcagtgtgcagtgtgtgcTTGGTTTCTCGTATATCCGAGAGCATCCTAACGATATGGCGACCAGTTCcccgctgatgatggtgtgtgcaCGATCGCAGAGATGTGCCACTGCCCGGTACACGGCTACCAACAAATTGAAGCAATCATGCTCATGATAATCGCgaaggccaccaccgacgacgaatcTCCGTAGCTTTGGACGAGGACGTAGTAGTACCCAAGATGATGGTGGGATGAGACGGGGAGGAGGTGGTCCGGAGCATCCGGACGCTCGCCCTTCTCTCATGCGTATCACACATCCCACCGTTTCCGCTTCGAGCCAGCGTTACACACATTATTGTGGGTCACAtatttcggtggtttcggcGCGTAGATCTCTGATGCTGACtgaatgctgctgatggaccATAATAACATCCGTTCGTACGAGACCAAAGAGCGCACGATACGCGCGTTGTATGTGTGGCACACAGTGCTCCACAGCGCACGGCCAATGTTGGATGAGATAAAATAGCGATGCTCTTTGCCAGCCTCCCACCAATCAGTATTCTCTTTGtgctcgctctgtctctctctctgtgatgATGCTCACGTAGTACGTGCGTCGAATCCGTGCCCCGTTGCGCCGCGTCGCcgtcggcgacgacgaaacTTAGCAGCCAATGCGCGATTAAccaacaaaactaaaaaataaaattcaagaAATGTGGCattcccctcccttccctgtGTGTCTCACCAGCCTGGCCATCGGTAATCAAGCTGTGTAGCCTTACTACTGGGTGATGCTGGCAAGCAGTAGTTTCGTTTcccgcttttcgcttttgctgCATCAACAAACGTAGAGAGCATATTTGTTGAACCCTTCTCTCTACGCACTATAGTCGCATCTTTTCTGCTTCCCTTGGGGCATCATGGGGTTGATTGTTCgtccattatttttttcaccaaTCGAAGAGGATGTCTATCGATCTTTGGAGGCAGGCGGGGTGGATGTACAGTTcgtcatcaccgccaccaccacccaccacggaTCATAGTGCACTTAAGGGTGCCGTCATGTTGGATCAAGTAGTCGTAGGCAATTGGAAGGAAATTCGTCTTCGTGGTGTTGCTGTGTTCCGGCATACGACGTTATTGGCGGCCCTACAAATGAAGAAAGTTATGCATCTCGCCCGTAGTTAACCTAAAACGTGCATAATTCCAGTTACTGTTGTAGAGTGAGCGCCAAATTAACAGACAATGTTGTTGGATGAACATTCAAAAGTAGCATCAGACCAGCGCGATTTCATTGGAAGCAGTAAAAAGGTcattcggtggaaaaggagGACACAAGAAataggaaaggaagaaacaaagTGAAGCAAACCAAACATAAAGGTGCTAGAGGAAAGAGAGTTGCAACatagcctgcctgcctgcctgcctgcctccccacgcacacaccacgggCGAGCATATTTCGCGTGTcgcgctttttgtttttttcttttctaccCCTCGCTGACACCAATACCAGCGCGCGCACGTTACAAGATTcggatgtgtgcgtgtgctggaCCAtattgcacgcacgcacacacacccgaCGGACACCCGATAGAGGGCGCTAGTGTAGCTGCGGCTGTGTGCGTGGAATCCGTGTCcggacacgcgcgcgcgcgcgcgcgcgcaagtgtgtgtgcctgtgtgtttacGGAGATACAGCACAACAAGGGGGCAGAATGGGCGAAAAATGGCTAATTGCGAAGCCAAAGCACCACGGAAAATCATGAAGAATCTATCGATCAAAGGATGGGCCCGAATGCAGTCCAGAGAGGGAGTTGGCATACTTTATGAACAGGCCTTTGCCACCTTCCAATAGCATTTAGCATGCTCGTCTTCCACGACGTCAAAGCAATCCAAAGATTTCAAAGAAACAACGGCAGTGAGAGAGACTTGGGGGGAAAAATGAGAGACAAGCGAGAGAGGAGGGAGCGAAAAAATGTCTGCCACaacgaacacaacacaccagcagcacggcgaCGAGAAGATCGATGCCAGCGATGAAGCACAATTTTCCCTCGCCGCCACCTCCGTTTCCACTACCGCCAGTGGCTTCTTCCAACACACTCTCGCCCGTAAAaacccaacgacgacgagaggagTTGTGCGTTGGGTGGTAGAGTTTTCATTAAACCACTCCACTCTCGCAGATTCCTCGTCGTTCttcctgcttctcctgctcctccttcctACGCACACGACAAACGCGACtcacaagcacgcacgcacacacacggaggcacacgcacacgatgcacacgtacacggcACTGTAAGGCGCGCGGAATATAACCCTTTTTACGGCCGAGAATATATCAACGAGATCCGcgcggaaaaaaaaactccccaaaaCGAAAAGTCCACCCCCGGAACGCGTTTCCTCGCGTGGAAAAACTGAAACTTTTCGCTCTGTGTGCACGGGATgccgttgccatcgttgccaccgctgctgccacggtCTGCTAGGACGGCTTCGGGCGAAGGCAAAGGGAATCAAGGAAACGGGACTTACTTACTACTGCTGCACCCGAAACGGTAGACGATGcggccaccttcttctctGTGGTTCTCAAGGGGCGGCTTTCGAGATGTGTAGTGTAGGCGGTGTGTAGTAGAACCGATTGCTACTGCTCCTACTGCTCCTCTTTTCACGATTCTCCCGAACCTTACGATCTACCGCACTGAATCCCTCCaccgatggacggacggaaaacCGAAATTCTCCTCTTTCCCAATGGTTgggaaaacggggaaaccCGGGGCGCGCGTGTACACACACTTCGGCTACGGTCACTGTTGGTGCGGcatcttgctgctgcacccgaAAACTCGAACCCACAGTAGATAGTGTTCTGCTTCAAATAATTGGGAGAAAAAGATTGCCTTCTCCGgacttgctgcttgcttgctgcttgcttgctagcgGGTAGGGTTGCCGAGCTTACGCTTTGGCACACTGGATGCAACATTCGCGGCCAAAATGGAGACAATTCTCGAGCCAAAAAGGTGTGAGGAGTGTCTGTCAAAACGAAGATGTGgtgtaatatttgaataacGGTGTGTTTCGGTTACTTTTCTGGTTCTATCCCTGAAATCTAACtgttttttcccatttttctaaCGTCCACACTGTCTAGAATCTAGGCCAAAGTTAATGACTTCACCTGATTCCTCTATACACTTTGAAAGTAACGCAAAATGAAGCAGGAAaaatacaaagaaaaaaaactcaggTTCCACCGAGATTTGAACTCGGATCGCAGGATTCAGAGTCCTGAGTGCTAACCGTTACACCATGGAACCGTTCTTGAGTGATACTGGTAAAAAACTGACCACTGTCCACGGTGCTTGTACCTTCCATTACGTTGCTTTTGAGACTATTTTCAAAGAAAGAGCACTTGAGTACGACGCCACAATTTCCACGTTCCGCTTTTCACGCGGAGATTTTCACAGGCGAACTAGGCGAAAAAATGGCATTAAATCGCTGAACCCCTGGTATTGTAAACGCAGACCAACCCACCAGAAAGTTCTGCTGTCAAAACTGCAATCAAAACAAGAACTTGCGCCTCCACCAGAACTCATTAGCGGAAAACTCCCACCTTTTGGTattttccaacttttcttCCCGTTTTCCTGAGTGATTTAGCATTAGTTATAGTTGCAGCTCTAGCGTATCCACCGCACGGGCGCTAGGAAAATGAGCACAACGGTGGAAAAGGACCCCAAACAGAAGGGCGACAAACCGAAGGAGCTGTTCCCGCTGAACATCAAAATCAAGCAGGAGAAAACGACCAGCTACGAAGACTCGAGCAAATCGGAAACGGTGGACAAACTGTCGATCGATGTGAACCTCACCAACATCTTctctaccaccatcaccagcagcagcggcggagGAGGCGGCGCTGGTAGTGGCAGTGCAGCGTCCGAGAAGGGTTCCGATACGGTGGACGTGAAGCCGTCGCTAGAACCGCTCAAATCATCGAACGAAATCCTGACGGAGCTGTTCCGTGTGTTCAATGCGGCCCCACCCGAGATAGCGATGATCGAGGATGATTCGAATGAGGCGACCGagctggagaagaaaaagaagaagcacaaacataagaagaaaagcaaaaagcgaaaggaaaacctcagcgacgacggtgaacagcaggaaggggaggagggtgACGGAAGGGCGGATGCGGTGCACGCCGCGGATCCAACGTCCGACGAAGGTGAACCGACgagggtgaagaagaagaaaatcaaaaaggaaaaagaccGTGAACGGAAGCATAAGCGAAAACGGCACCGTGAGGAGACGCTACTCGTCACGATCAAGCAGGAACCGGTCGATGATTACGAGAAACCGGCTAaagatcatcaccaccaccacgggaaGCACGGGAAAGATAAGCGGGAtgagaaagaggaaaccaCCGGCaaagaaaaggtggaaaaggtggaagaaaCTCGACCGCTGATGAAGGGTAAGATACAGATTAAAAGTCTGAAAAATAGCTCCATCTTTAAGGAACTAGCCAAAGGAAGTGGGCCGGAGGCAAAGCATGAGCCTGagagccagcgccagcgccacgaggacgatcgcgaacgatccTCCCATCGGGGAGAGCGCAGTGAGATGCGCAAACGGCACCGGTCCGATTCGGACTTTTCCCTCTCGGACGACGAGAGGAACCGGGGCCAGAAGCGGTACTACGATTTCTACCAAAAGAAGTACAACTCGTTCTATGCGAGCTACGAGGAGGAGCACGAGCGGACTAAGCATGAGCGTAAGCGACACAAAAGAAGTGAAGAGcgggatcgcgatcgtgatcgcgatcgggatcgggatcgtcGGCGTCGGTCATTGGGTTCACACTCGTCCCGATCCCGGTCCCGTTCACCGGAACAGTTCGACAAGCAGAAGTTGCTGGAGATCGCACAGAAGAACGCCATCAGTATGATCAAGAAGGGCACGTTACCGGGTGTACAAAACCTGGACGGAGATTCAAAGACGAAGCTCATCTCGATGGTGCGCACGAGTGGCAAGAGCGTCGAAGAGCTGACCGAGTACTGTAAGAAACTGTCCCACAAAGACAACAGCAACGATCTGTCGAGCGTGTCGTCGGACGAAAGTGATCACGATGCGGACGGCGGCAGCAAAGCGTTTCATCATCCGTTTCAGCTCAAGGAGCAGGCTCCGATTGTGATGAACATCCGTAACGCGACCCCTCTGCAGCCCAAATCGGCCGAAGAGAAGAAGGCGCTGCTGATGCAGTTCCCGGTTTCGTCCGGCATTCCCCATCGCGCCACGGAGAACGAATGGATTCCGGTCGAACCAAagaaaccagcaccaccggggaAGACCGCTGCCACTGGTCCGGTGAACAAACCGAAACTTCCGAAAAACATCCTGCCACCGTCCGCTAACTTTGTGCCGCAGCAATCGCAACCGACCGTCACGATGGAATACGGCATACTGACACCCGGACAGGTGCctgtggcgacgacgacgacgacgacgacgatgacgggcaACGCAACGGTTACTCAACAGAATGCGGCTTCCTTTGTTGGACATGTTCCGGCCCTGAATGTTGGCGTACCTCAACCGGCATCTGCCGTACTGGGGCCAATGTTTGAGACTGCTCAGGTCTATCCAGCGGCACACGTCGCTCCGGTGACGAATCAACAACATCCGCAACAACATCCGGGCCCGATGTTCGGTAACAGAGCACAACCCGATCCTTCATTAGTTCTTCCCGTAGATACGAGTATTCCTCCACCGATCATACCAACGCCGCTCGTCCTTTCCCGACCTGCTGATAATCCGCATATGGGACCACGGACGGATCATTCACATGCAGGACCACGGACGGACCATTTACAACCCTTTCCATCGGCTCGGTTCGCAGGAGGACCATCCGGATCGGCATCCGGACCAAATGGGCCAACGAATGCGAACGTGTTCAAAGCACCATCGGAGGGACAGCAGCTCGATGTGGCGCAGATCGTAAGCCAACGGTTGAATGCGATGCGAAAGCTGCAAGAGAATCCCACCGATCCCGATGCCCGCCAGCTGCTCTACAACACACAGAAGGACATGTCCGTGTGGGCCTCGTCGAAGGTGATGCCCGGTCAGTTCCTCGGTTCAACGGGCGTTAACTGTCTTAGCCAGCGGGAGCTAGCCGAAGGTTACCAACCGTGGGCGAGGCGTGATATGATGAAACAGTCGGCCCCCGTTACCGGTGGCATGGGAATGCATTTACTGCAGAAGATGGGTTGGCAGCCTGGCGAAGGGTTGGGTAAGGAGAAGAACGGTTCCTTGCAtcccctgctgctggacgTTAAGCTGGACAAACGGGGGCTCGGTGAGGGAGAGGACAAACATCGCAATATGCCGTTCCAGGCACCGCTGTTCTCACGGCGGGGTGACAATCGGTCCCGGTTTCCACCGAACCAGGTGAAGGTGTGCACCGAGGGTAAGCACCCGGTGTCCATACTGGGCGAGTACGCGAGCAAGCGCAAGTGGAACGCCCCGATGTACGAGCTGGTGCACGAGAGTGGGCCAGGCCACGCGAAGAACTTTATCTTCAAGGTGCTCGTCAACGGGCTCGAGTACCAGCCGGCCATTTCGAACAACACGAAAAAGGAAGCCAAAGCGACGGCTGCCAAGTTTTGTCTGCAGCAGTTGGGCGTTGCCATCACTTAGAAATGTACAACTTATCAAACTGATCGGAGTTCCATCTTGGCCATCTTGGCCACTACCGAAGCGTTCTCCGTTAGCTCTCCTTTCCTGCGTGATGAGATTCATCTTTCGTATAATCTCCCTGGTTGGCAGTaccttttgttttatgaatcAAAGATTTATAATCGTCCATTGTGTTCGGCATGTGCTGCAATCGAACGAAGCGTAGCGGATCGCAGCAAGCTTCATGGATTTGCGTGTAACTGAAAAATAATCACTACCGTCGTCGTAGCTATAAAGTGGAGAAAAAGGCtcatttgaaaatgaaatgaacaacTAATAATAACTGGAAATGAATATGAACAATATGCGCGTTGCATTCGCTTAACCCTCATCGATGACAATCAACAGGAAATAGCGGGGAAACAATAGTAAAGGAACACTTAGGATGCTCGTGAAAATTCCGTTAGTTTCGGTTGCGTTTCGATTTGCAGCGGATTCAACGCAAAGTTATATACGAAGGCCTGAGAGAACCATTCTGTCAGATCTGACGCAGATCGATTCGAGCCTCGCGCACTCCCGGAATCACAATCCTCGAACGCAAATTACTGAAAAGGACCCCCAAGTGCAAGGACTCCTATACAAGATGCTGGCCGTTCGTGGTGCTCTGTTCTCGTCCGCAAGGTAAGCCACCGTAGGGTTTTTATCGTTCACAGCGCAACGATCCTTCTGCAAGCGATATTCCCCCCACCCTCATGAACCGCTTATCACCCGGTAACTAGTATGGATGTGTTATGTAAAAGCGTTCGAGATTtgtgtttgcaagcgattatCAAACCCTGcgcggggcggggggtggaCATCTTATTTATAAACATCTCGTCAATCACTGCAGGAACTGTGGGGCGATTTTGGGATGCCGCAGCAAGCATACGCTGCCGGACTTGCCGTACGATTTCGGAGCGCTCGAGCCGGTCATCTGCCGCGAGATAATGGAGGTAAAGAAGATGGAAAACGGAGGCACAAAATGGAGCGGTCGTCCATTGCTAAacattgctctctctctctcttcccttctgctgctttaACAGCTTCACCATCAGAAGCATCACAACGCGTACGTTACGAACCTGAACGCGGCCGAGGAACAGCTGAAGGATGCGGTCGCGAAGAACGACGTCTCGAAGATCATTCAGCTCGGTGCGGCGATTAAGttcaacggtggtggccatatCAATCACTCCATCTTCTGGAAGAACCTTTCGCCCGATCGCAGTGACCCATCGGCGGAGCTGCAGCAGGCTCTGAAGCGCGACTTCCAGAGTATGGACAACTTCAAGAAGGAAATGAAGgcggccgccgtcgccgtccaGGGTTCCGGTTGGGCCTGGCTGGGATATAACAAGAAGACCAAACTGCTGCAGATCGCTGCCTGCCCGAACCAGGATCCGCTCGAAGCGACAACCGGTAAGCGAGAGGCGCGTATGCCAGTGGTTCTCTGGACGATTTTACGAATTCAACTCCCTTTCTTCCCGCTCACAGGACTCGTGCCGTTGCTAGGCATTGATGTGTGGGAACATGCCTACTATCTGCAGTACAAGAACCTCCGGCCGAACTATGTGGACGCCGTGTTCGATGTGGTGAACTGGAAGGATGTCTCGGAGAGGTTGGCCAATGCACACTAACATTCAGTTTCCGCGCTTTACTATTGCCACTTTGGGGCAGCACCCATTCGAATCAATCTGGCCAAGCCGTCTGGTAGCGAGCGTGTCGAATGAGCaccttcgctcgttcgttcgttcgtcccttCCCAAAAAGGCTAATCCACTTCGAGCCGGTGACCGGTTTCGAAATAAAACCTAGAATTATAATGCCTTCATGTGtagtgttgtatgtgtgcatgtgtggttGTACATGCACTTCTTTCCACCGATGAGATGCGCCCAGCCGATGGTGCGCCGGCGCTGGTCTTCTTGATTATCTCCAAAAAAATACACTGGTGCTTCCCAAGGACCGCCTTACAAAACAGTGAGCGATGGAAATAAAGCTAGACTCATTGGCGCATTTAGTCACAAAACGTGTGGTATATTTCATTCCTCACCATGTACACCTCTCGCATATACTCGGCATGTATCAGAGCTACACTAAATTACACTTGGTTCAATTCTATCTACTACAGAGCTCGCGTTTGTGCGTGAGCTGATGGAAAACGTTTCAAGACGACGGTTGCTGCTATACACAACGACGCAAAATGTTATCAGTTTCGCCACGGATTGTATGtggattgaaa
Proteins encoded in this region:
- the LOC126577750 gene encoding superoxide dismutase [Mn], mitochondrial; protein product: MLAVRGALFSSARNCGAILGCRSKHTLPDLPYDFGALEPVICREIMELHHQKHHNAYVTNLNAAEEQLKDAVAKNDVSKIIQLGAAIKFNGGGHINHSIFWKNLSPDRSDPSAELQQALKRDFQSMDNFKKEMKAAAVAVQGSGWAWLGYNKKTKLLQIAACPNQDPLEATTGLVPLLGIDVWEHAYYLQYKNLRPNYVDAVFDVVNWKDVSERLANAH
- the LOC126577748 gene encoding protein Son, whose protein sequence is MSTTVEKDPKQKGDKPKELFPLNIKIKQEKTTSYEDSSKSETVDKLSIDVNLTNIFSTTITSSSGGGGGAGSGSAASEKGSDTVDVKPSLEPLKSSNEILTELFRVFNAAPPEIAMIEDDSNEATELEKKKKKHKHKKKSKKRKENLSDDGEQQEGEEGDGRADAVHAADPTSDEGEPTRVKKKKIKKEKDRERKHKRKRHREETLLVTIKQEPVDDYEKPAKDHHHHHGKHGKDKRDEKEETTGKEKVEKVEETRPLMKGKIQIKSLKNSSIFKELAKGSGPEAKHEPESQRQRHEDDRERSSHRGERSEMRKRHRSDSDFSLSDDERNRGQKRYYDFYQKKYNSFYASYEEEHERTKHERKRHKRSEERDRDRDRDRDRDRRRRSLGSHSSRSRSRSPEQFDKQKLLEIAQKNAISMIKKGTLPGVQNLDGDSKTKLISMVRTSGKSVEELTEYCKKLSHKDNSNDLSSVSSDESDHDADGGSKAFHHPFQLKEQAPIVMNIRNATPLQPKSAEEKKALLMQFPVSSGIPHRATENEWIPVEPKKPAPPGKTAATGPVNKPKLPKNILPPSANFVPQQSQPTVTMEYGILTPGQVPVATTTTTTTMTGNATVTQQNAASFVGHVPALNVGVPQPASAVLGPMFETAQVYPAAHVAPVTNQQHPQQHPGPMFGNRAQPDPSLVLPVDTSIPPPIIPTPLVLSRPADNPHMGPRTDHSHAGPRTDHLQPFPSARFAGGPSGSASGPNGPTNANVFKAPSEGQQLDVAQIVSQRLNAMRKLQENPTDPDARQLLYNTQKDMSVWASSKVMPGQFLGSTGVNCLSQRELAEGYQPWARRDMMKQSAPVTGGMGMHLLQKMGWQPGEGLGKEKNGSLHPLLLDVKLDKRGLGEGEDKHRNMPFQAPLFSRRGDNRSRFPPNQVKVCTEGKHPVSILGEYASKRKWNAPMYELVHESGPGHAKNFIFKVLVNGLEYQPAISNNTKKEAKATAAKFCLQQLGVAIT